One window of Alkaliphilus metalliredigens QYMF genomic DNA carries:
- a CDS encoding DUF368 domain-containing protein has product MEKAMEDVIGVSKNQTLLLMKGIILGMGVIIPGISGGTIMIAFGMYEKMLDDLLKFHIKPYITMGFGALLGVFTGSFAFSYLFEFYRNPTSAFILGCLLMSIPFILKRSKGYTRKDVALFVIGGILAYGLMEMPTLLQAGGLTAFHIFIAGFISSSTMMIPGVSGSAVLIILGIYEEMLLVINGFQLINLSIFVMGAALGVFILAKLLKTLFSIHGSQILFFFSGLILGSSRILFPSELEFLSLITFILGVGVVYKWGNFKYKKNSPFLGRTYKSIKSNIETLSYKIGQVIRRKQ; this is encoded by the coding sequence AGGAATTATATTAGGTATGGGAGTCATCATTCCAGGGATCAGTGGGGGAACCATTATGATAGCATTTGGAATGTATGAGAAAATGCTGGATGACTTATTGAAGTTTCATATTAAACCGTATATAACTATGGGATTTGGGGCACTGTTAGGCGTTTTTACCGGAAGCTTTGCATTTTCCTACCTATTTGAGTTTTATAGAAATCCTACCTCTGCTTTTATATTAGGTTGTCTTCTTATGTCAATTCCCTTTATCCTTAAAAGAAGCAAAGGTTATACTAGAAAAGATGTAGCTCTATTTGTTATTGGTGGAATTTTAGCCTATGGTTTAATGGAGATGCCAACTCTTTTACAGGCAGGAGGCTTAACTGCTTTTCATATATTTATAGCTGGATTTATCTCTAGTAGCACTATGATGATTCCTGGAGTTTCTGGAAGTGCTGTGCTAATTATTCTAGGGATTTATGAAGAGATGCTCCTTGTGATTAATGGGTTTCAATTAATTAATTTATCCATTTTTGTAATGGGAGCTGCTTTAGGTGTATTTATTTTAGCTAAGTTATTGAAAACTCTTTTTTCAATCCATGGATCTCAAATTTTATTTTTCTTTTCAGGACTGATTCTAGGATCTTCTAGAATCCTTTTTCCTAGTGAACTTGAATTCTTATCCCTTATCACTTTTATTCTGGGGGTAGGGGTTGTATACAAATGGGGTAACTTTAAGTATAAAAAGAATAGTCCTTTCTTAGGACGAACATATAAATCTATTAAGAGTAATATAGAGACTTTATCTTATAAAATAGGACAAGTCATTAGAAGGAAGCAATAA
- the galU gene encoding UTP--glucose-1-phosphate uridylyltransferase GalU has product MKVRKAVIPAAGLGTRFLPATKALPKEMLPIVDKPTLQYIIEEAVDSGIEEILIITGRNKSSIENHFDKSIELELELEKKGKDELLKQVRAISDMVNIHYIRQKEPKGLGHAIHCAKSFIGNEPFAVMLGDDIVENDKPCLEQMMEMYDEYKTTILGVQEVPKESVNKYGIVDGMHIEGGIYKVKDLVEKPSPQEAPSNIAILGRYIINPEIFDILENTKPGKGGEIQLTDALKELAHREAMYAYVFEGRRHDVGDKQGFLEATVEFALKREDLREGFLNYLEDVVKKERESKALEEVAVTTEQKSS; this is encoded by the coding sequence ATGAAAGTACGTAAGGCAGTCATACCAGCAGCGGGATTAGGAACACGATTTTTACCGGCAACAAAAGCACTACCTAAAGAAATGCTACCGATCGTAGACAAGCCTACATTACAATATATTATTGAAGAAGCTGTGGATTCAGGTATTGAAGAAATTCTAATTATAACAGGAAGAAATAAATCTTCCATAGAGAACCATTTTGATAAATCTATCGAGCTTGAACTAGAACTAGAGAAAAAAGGTAAAGATGAATTACTAAAGCAGGTGAGAGCAATATCGGATATGGTGAATATCCATTACATAAGACAAAAAGAGCCTAAGGGATTAGGTCATGCGATCCACTGTGCGAAAAGCTTTATCGGAAATGAACCCTTTGCAGTTATGCTGGGGGATGATATTGTTGAAAATGATAAACCTTGTTTGGAACAGATGATGGAGATGTATGACGAGTATAAGACCACGATCCTAGGGGTCCAAGAAGTACCTAAAGAGAGTGTAAACAAGTATGGAATCGTAGATGGAATGCATATTGAGGGTGGCATATACAAAGTAAAGGACTTAGTAGAAAAGCCATCTCCCCAGGAAGCCCCTTCTAATATTGCAATCCTAGGAAGATATATTATTAACCCAGAGATATTTGATATATTGGAAAATACCAAGCCTGGAAAGGGTGGAGAGATCCAATTAACCGATGCCCTAAAGGAACTAGCCCATAGGGAAGCCATGTATGCTTATGTTTTTGAAGGAAGAAGGCATGATGTGGGAGACAAGCAGGGGTTCTTAGAAGCAACTGTGGAGTTTGCTCTGAAACGTGAAGATCTAAGGGAAGGTTTTTTAAACTACCTGGAGGATGTTGTAAAGAAGGAAAGAGAGAGTAAGGCATTAGAGGAAGTTGCCGTAACAACCGAACAAAAGAGCAGTTAA
- a CDS encoding type II toxin-antitoxin system prevent-host-death family antitoxin, giving the protein MPNIKPVSDLRNYNEVLKDIAIGSPVFLTKNGRGKFAIVDIEEYEKNQATIKLLSKLMEAENRIKTDDDWMTEDQVKEKLGI; this is encoded by the coding sequence ATGCCTAATATAAAGCCAGTTTCAGATTTAAGAAATTATAATGAAGTTTTAAAAGATATTGCAATTGGCTCCCCGGTGTTTTTGACAAAGAATGGTAGAGGAAAATTTGCAATCGTAGATATTGAAGAGTACGAAAAAAATCAAGCTACTATAAAATTGTTATCAAAACTTATGGAAGCGGAAAACCGAATTAAAACTGATGATGATTGGATGACAGAAGATCAGGTGAAAGAAAAGCTGGGGATTTGA
- a CDS encoding type II toxin-antitoxin system RelE/ParE family toxin, producing MHKLRINPMATEDLIEIRDYIMKELENPTAAVNVVRKIIESYEQLKEFPMLGVDLSTKVNVQTDFRYLVSGSYIVFYQADNESVSIYRILYARRDYLKILFPNEVDID from the coding sequence ATGCATAAACTCAGAATAAACCCCATGGCAACTGAAGATTTAATCGAGATTAGAGATTATATAATGAAAGAATTGGAAAATCCTACGGCTGCAGTTAATGTGGTAAGAAAGATTATCGAGAGTTATGAGCAATTGAAAGAATTTCCGATGTTGGGAGTAGATTTATCAACGAAGGTAAATGTGCAAACGGATTTTAGATATTTAGTATCGGGAAGTTATATTGTATTTTATCAAGCAGATAATGAATCGGTATCCATCTATCGCATTTTATATGCTAGAAGAGATTATCTTAAAATTCTATTTCCCAATGAAGTTGATATAGATTGA
- a CDS encoding FadR/GntR family transcriptional regulator, which yields MEQKTDKVYQQVIDYISCLIKEGILKKGDKIPTERDLSVRFGVSRNSIREALKILEVIGLVVRRQGDGTFIKEQFDDCLTEPLSMVFMLEEIGIDDIFQFRNMIEVQTVVLAASRITDAEIQQLEMTYQNMIRETDDVNKAKYDIEFHHIIAKASRNVLILNSYNVMSSLMGAFINNIRIKVLEGGGTEEVVSAIHKKILEALKSRDPQLAEVAIKEHMEVINSMFKQV from the coding sequence ATGGAACAAAAGACGGATAAAGTATATCAACAGGTAATTGACTATATAAGTTGTCTAATTAAAGAGGGCATATTGAAAAAAGGGGATAAGATTCCTACGGAAAGGGATTTATCAGTTAGGTTTGGTGTGAGTCGGAATTCAATAAGAGAAGCTTTGAAAATTCTAGAAGTCATTGGACTTGTTGTTAGAAGACAAGGAGACGGTACATTTATTAAAGAACAATTTGATGATTGTCTTACGGAGCCCTTGTCCATGGTATTTATGTTAGAAGAAATAGGGATAGATGATATATTTCAATTTAGAAATATGATAGAGGTTCAGACTGTTGTATTGGCTGCTTCGAGAATAACAGATGCAGAAATTCAACAGCTTGAGATGACTTATCAGAATATGATCCGAGAAACTGATGATGTGAATAAGGCTAAATACGACATCGAATTTCATCATATTATTGCAAAGGCCTCAAGGAACGTATTAATTCTTAATAGCTACAATGTCATGTCAAGTTTGATGGGTGCATTTATCAATAATATCAGAATAAAGGTGTTGGAAGGGGGTGGCACTGAGGAAGTGGTGTCAGCAATTCATAAAAAGATATTGGAAGCCTTGAAAAGTAGGGATCCTCAACTTGCTGAAGTGGCAATCAAAGAACACATGGAAGTGATTAATTCTATGTTCAAGCAGGTCTAG
- a CDS encoding helix-turn-helix domain-containing protein, with the protein MIENFSTVGKRIEKSLEVLGIKAVDVCRSSGISKNAMSNYINGNRVPNAEILVKLSDVLKVSIDWLLTGKGKGPEKAANFIFQEPVIEQDLVAESEASYFHQVEDIVRYNIEIGKNITHVREDAKMDVEQLAAAINIKPQALKDYESGKKVIPSYVIHRICKELSVLPLFLLDPEEVIDKEYKSENADFGHSLTQFEQDTLHFFRELSRSDQEEIAHMITFKHEKGNKKGRSSRSTNGDNRNDEQAAASEKKMA; encoded by the coding sequence ATGATTGAGAACTTTTCTACAGTAGGGAAAAGAATAGAAAAATCACTTGAAGTGCTTGGAATTAAAGCTGTTGATGTATGCAGATCATCTGGAATATCTAAAAACGCTATGAGTAACTACATAAATGGCAATAGAGTGCCAAATGCCGAAATTCTCGTTAAGTTATCTGATGTTCTCAAAGTTTCAATTGATTGGTTGCTAACAGGCAAGGGCAAAGGTCCTGAAAAAGCAGCTAATTTTATTTTTCAAGAACCGGTAATAGAACAGGATCTAGTAGCAGAGTCAGAAGCTTCTTACTTCCATCAAGTGGAAGACATCGTTCGTTATAACATTGAAATAGGAAAAAATATTACTCACGTTAGAGAAGATGCCAAGATGGATGTTGAGCAGCTGGCAGCAGCTATAAATATTAAACCACAGGCTTTAAAGGATTATGAGTCAGGAAAAAAGGTTATCCCTTCCTATGTGATCCACCGGATATGCAAGGAACTTTCGGTGCTTCCACTTTTCTTGCTCGATCCAGAAGAAGTAATAGATAAGGAATACAAATCCGAAAACGCAGACTTCGGGCATTCCTTGACTCAATTTGAGCAAGATACACTTCACTTTTTCAGGGAATTATCCAGGAGTGACCAGGAAGAAATTGCACATATGATTACATTCAAGCATGAAAAAGGTAACAAAAAGGGACGCTCATCCAGATCCACGAATGGAGACAACAGAAACGATGAACAAGCAGCAGCCAGTGAAAAAAAGATGGCTTAA
- a CDS encoding BC1881 family protein, translating to MIEKRKVGKGGSIRYKNKNYTSNVLKKYVGRTFEIEPLLEVNVLWVFDDEKSRICEARQEGVSFEETFGIAKKEEVKGDDDVFFGLGKKLKDYKEKELAKELANRHGAKMIKVSPGQFYQVKGNGSRIKEEGPATIFVIRNN from the coding sequence GTGATAGAGAAAAGAAAGGTTGGCAAGGGTGGATCTATAAGGTATAAAAACAAAAATTATACATCTAATGTGCTGAAGAAGTACGTAGGCAGGACGTTTGAAATAGAACCTTTGTTAGAAGTAAATGTGCTTTGGGTGTTCGATGATGAGAAGAGTAGGATTTGTGAAGCAAGGCAAGAGGGTGTTTCTTTCGAAGAAACATTTGGGATTGCTAAGAAAGAAGAAGTTAAGGGGGACGATGATGTGTTCTTTGGACTAGGAAAGAAGCTAAAGGACTACAAGGAGAAGGAGCTAGCTAAAGAACTAGCCAATCGACATGGAGCTAAGATGATTAAAGTAAGTCCGGGGCAATTTTATCAAGTGAAGGGAAATGGTTCTCGCATTAAAGAGGAAGGACCTGCAACGATATTTGTCATTAGGAACAACTAG
- a CDS encoding transcriptional regulator produces MRKNKMTEFGLWIKQSLLELDMTQRELSESIGIDERFLSMILYGLRPGYDYRDKIRSVIEGEQAKKIAVKSKTA; encoded by the coding sequence ATGAGGAAGAACAAGATGACAGAATTTGGTCTATGGATCAAGCAAAGCCTTCTAGAGCTGGATATGACTCAGCGAGAATTAAGTGAAAGCATAGGCATAGATGAAAGGTTTCTCTCTATGATTTTGTATGGACTGCGCCCTGGCTATGATTACCGTGACAAAATTCGATCTGTAATCGAAGGTGAACAGGCAAAAAAGATAGCGGTAAAAAGTAAAACGGCATGA
- a CDS encoding Mu transposase C-terminal domain-containing protein: MEAYISIEEAAKLEGVAYYTLYRKIQRNKEDFETTIEPSESGGKDRVMVALDSLTKKARRTYKAKHEVPDNKEEAPWYTQVDISWYRKNYSKYFYEAVEISKQIEIYLNYEGKNKTKFATEIAKKLEVSSRTLLSRVKDYIEAKAWADTMEEASKKNYDYFMVLALCRKPREKNQFPSLTEPVKTKIENIFYSKVFQENNQPLTNLYEDLEDWTIEKGLPLPSYDTVWRYIGHIEKEDGEGATALVARGKRQWKNDFMMKRKRDVESLQVLEVLQGDVHSFDCWVSVRRSNGKLQAIRPALVGWLDMRSRTLVGWAVAENPDALIIKKSLINAFYPKVNSLLPYGVCKYLLIDNGKEYTAESLTGRSRKIRVQLDADVKGFYRSIGIEDDMRSLPFQPWSKAQVERFFGTVCEKFTKRTISYTGTLTGSKTDAKVKKDIAKMLENGELMTMEEFAQKFEKWVVEKYHTRVHGGLKDQGEESPVPVDVFHHAERYYKAAPPLEYALSLLLESEERSVTNMGIKITRDGKAIYYQNQDLSKYIGQRVDIRYHPEDITRIYVYNKEGKKVCEAVSYELLRIAPKLSQKAFEEHNKDQKRHLRNETDKVKYRQMTYEERQQHEKDIIENADKKIVTPEMANKNDKVVAIPQDEQYKDELKHKKTKQKSDENEYFERQSAKALAALKKLG, from the coding sequence TTGGAAGCATACATTAGCATAGAGGAAGCGGCTAAGCTAGAAGGAGTTGCCTACTATACGCTTTATAGAAAAATTCAGCGTAACAAAGAAGACTTTGAAACAACAATTGAGCCGTCGGAGAGCGGTGGGAAGGATAGGGTGATGGTAGCCCTGGACTCATTAACTAAAAAAGCTCGACGAACTTATAAAGCAAAGCATGAAGTTCCTGATAATAAAGAGGAAGCTCCTTGGTATACCCAAGTGGACATATCTTGGTACAGAAAGAACTACAGTAAATATTTTTATGAGGCGGTGGAGATTTCTAAGCAAATTGAAATCTATCTCAATTATGAAGGGAAAAACAAAACGAAATTCGCAACGGAAATTGCAAAAAAGTTAGAGGTTAGCAGTCGAACGTTACTAAGTCGCGTGAAAGATTATATAGAAGCTAAAGCCTGGGCAGATACCATGGAAGAAGCTAGCAAGAAAAATTATGACTATTTCATGGTTCTTGCTTTATGCCGAAAGCCACGGGAGAAAAACCAATTCCCGTCTCTGACGGAGCCGGTGAAGACGAAAATTGAAAATATCTTTTATTCCAAAGTATTCCAAGAGAACAATCAACCGCTGACAAACCTATACGAAGACCTGGAGGATTGGACAATTGAAAAAGGATTACCTCTCCCTAGCTATGACACCGTATGGAGATACATTGGACATATAGAGAAGGAAGACGGAGAAGGGGCAACTGCATTAGTGGCTAGAGGGAAACGGCAGTGGAAGAATGATTTTATGATGAAACGGAAAAGAGACGTTGAAAGTCTTCAAGTACTGGAAGTGCTGCAAGGAGATGTTCATTCATTTGACTGTTGGGTGTCTGTGAGAAGATCCAATGGAAAGCTCCAAGCAATACGTCCTGCATTGGTTGGTTGGTTGGATATGAGAAGTAGAACTTTAGTGGGTTGGGCTGTTGCAGAGAATCCTGATGCACTCATCATCAAGAAGAGTTTGATAAATGCTTTTTATCCTAAAGTAAATTCATTACTACCTTACGGGGTTTGTAAATATCTCTTGATTGACAATGGGAAAGAGTATACGGCGGAATCTCTAACAGGAAGGTCTAGAAAAATCAGGGTACAACTGGATGCAGACGTGAAAGGTTTTTACCGTAGCATAGGTATTGAAGATGATATGAGATCTCTTCCATTCCAACCGTGGAGCAAGGCGCAAGTGGAGAGATTTTTTGGAACTGTATGTGAGAAGTTCACAAAGAGAACGATTAGTTACACCGGCACGTTAACGGGATCAAAGACCGACGCCAAGGTGAAGAAAGATATTGCAAAGATGCTAGAAAATGGCGAGTTAATGACAATGGAAGAATTTGCACAGAAATTTGAAAAATGGGTGGTAGAAAAGTATCATACGAGGGTCCATGGCGGATTAAAGGATCAAGGGGAAGAAAGCCCTGTTCCAGTCGATGTATTTCACCACGCTGAAAGATATTATAAAGCAGCGCCACCATTGGAATATGCTTTAAGTCTCTTATTAGAAAGTGAAGAGCGAAGTGTAACCAACATGGGAATCAAGATTACACGGGATGGGAAGGCAATTTACTATCAAAATCAAGATTTATCAAAATACATTGGACAAAGAGTTGATATCAGGTACCATCCAGAAGATATTACAAGAATCTATGTTTATAACAAAGAAGGTAAAAAAGTTTGTGAAGCTGTATCTTATGAACTGTTACGAATCGCACCAAAACTGTCACAAAAGGCCTTTGAAGAGCACAATAAAGATCAAAAACGTCATTTAAGAAATGAGACTGATAAAGTAAAATATCGCCAGATGACTTACGAGGAAAGACAGCAGCATGAGAAAGATATTATTGAAAATGCTGATAAAAAGATTGTCACACCTGAAATGGCGAATAAGAATGACAAAGTTGTGGCGATTCCCCAGGACGAACAATATAAAGATGAACTCAAACACAAAAAGACAAAGCAAAAAAGTGATGAGAATGAATATTTTGAACGTCAATCGGCGAAAGCCTTAGCTGCACTAAAAAAACTAGGATAG
- a CDS encoding AAA family ATPase has translation MAVQLYRNAPELAQEMEELLKRTGMSKEKASKEIGYSRTALSRYLSGDYESIELELAIRRFLDEKQAGKEKVVRQLRDELFITRDVEDIMGVCQGCQEDQGLGVIVGKSGFGKTETLKEYAKLDRVCYVECDDSMGSRDLVEAIEEAIGLPQGYGSIWKRVKGIKEFFEVNRGYLLIVDEADKLVTKYTQKKMEILRTIFDQDTVGLVIAGEPKLESMVKGFIARFANRVDFCITLKGLSREEVIEYLQFCKISDRAREELIIRGTNSNTGCFRLLDRTLRNVLRLVEDEREIDLKTIEKVSKMMML, from the coding sequence ATGGCAGTACAACTATATAGAAATGCACCGGAGCTTGCACAGGAGATGGAGGAGCTTTTAAAGAGAACTGGCATGAGTAAAGAAAAAGCAAGCAAGGAGATTGGGTACAGCAGAACTGCATTATCTAGATACTTATCAGGTGACTATGAATCAATCGAGTTAGAACTTGCAATCAGAAGGTTTTTAGATGAAAAACAGGCAGGAAAAGAGAAGGTAGTGCGACAACTAAGAGATGAACTTTTCATTACGCGAGATGTGGAGGACATCATGGGAGTATGCCAGGGGTGCCAAGAAGATCAAGGGCTTGGTGTTATCGTAGGTAAATCAGGCTTTGGAAAGACCGAAACATTGAAGGAATATGCAAAGCTAGACCGAGTGTGTTATGTGGAATGTGATGATTCCATGGGAAGTAGAGACTTAGTGGAGGCTATTGAAGAAGCTATAGGGCTGCCTCAGGGTTACGGTTCGATCTGGAAAAGAGTCAAGGGAATTAAGGAATTTTTCGAAGTGAATCGAGGGTACCTCTTAATCGTGGACGAAGCTGACAAGCTAGTTACAAAGTACACACAAAAAAAGATGGAGATTCTTAGAACAATATTTGACCAGGACACAGTAGGTTTGGTTATTGCCGGAGAACCGAAATTAGAGAGCATGGTAAAGGGCTTTATTGCCAGATTTGCTAACAGAGTAGATTTCTGCATTACTCTTAAAGGCTTGTCTAGGGAAGAAGTAATTGAGTACTTACAGTTTTGCAAAATATCTGATAGAGCAAGGGAAGAACTGATTATTCGTGGCACGAATAGTAACACTGGCTGCTTCCGCTTATTGGATCGAACACTGAGAAACGTATTACGCCTGGTGGAAGACGAACGAGAAATTGACCTGAAGACAATCGAAAAGGTTAGTAAAATGATGATGCTGTAA
- a CDS encoding AbrB/MazE/SpoVT family DNA-binding domain-containing protein translates to MKTKKINKSGGFTIPSDIRREIDMDKGQAVDIEVEAGKLIISKHTPRCMFCRTIDGVVRYQNNHVCSKCIKEMGDKVDG, encoded by the coding sequence ATGAAAACAAAAAAGATTAATAAAAGTGGAGGGTTCACCATTCCTTCGGACATCAGAAGAGAAATTGACATGGACAAAGGGCAAGCAGTTGATATTGAGGTAGAGGCAGGGAAGTTGATAATCTCAAAGCATACTCCAAGATGTATGTTCTGTAGAACTATTGATGGTGTGGTAAGGTACCAAAACAACCATGTATGCTCTAAATGTATTAAAGAAATGGGGGACAAGGTAGATGGATAA
- a CDS encoding regulatory protein GemA, translated as MEVITGLQIKKIWATAREIGLEKEDLYTIIYRESKKESMKQLTKAQANKVIDAMVRPKKKKKQKRTDDGGRSSTKAQRQTIYRMTEELGWNNDNDRINGFVKKMFEVERLEWLDGYGCSRLIEILKKMIKRIEVEKVVEKDG; from the coding sequence ATGGAAGTTATTACAGGTTTGCAAATAAAGAAGATATGGGCGACTGCTAGAGAGATTGGATTAGAAAAGGAAGATCTATACACGATCATTTATAGAGAATCTAAGAAGGAAAGCATGAAGCAATTGACAAAAGCGCAAGCCAACAAAGTAATTGATGCGATGGTTAGGCCCAAGAAGAAGAAAAAGCAAAAAAGAACAGATGATGGTGGTAGAAGTTCGACGAAGGCTCAAAGACAGACTATCTACAGAATGACAGAAGAATTAGGTTGGAACAATGACAATGACAGAATCAATGGATTTGTAAAGAAAATGTTTGAGGTAGAGCGCCTTGAGTGGCTGGACGGTTATGGATGTAGCAGGCTAATCGAAATATTAAAGAAGATGATTAAAAGAATTGAAGTGGAGAAGGTGGTTGAGAAGGATGGCTAA
- a CDS encoding sigma-70 family RNA polymerase sigma factor has product MEKLLHKVNFKEPMTEEESKRLINQFRELNNEEIRKHLIERNLRLVAYEAYKYKNQDSEDIFSVGCIGLIKAIDSYDPSKQTRFDTYANRCIQNEILLYIKRLKKGSRWTFVRLDAKNLSFDDGSSIYNFETLASDENLEESFIGREEKLIARSIIKDNLIEESIEEQSTKRQMAIRLRYQGLTQIDVSQRLGISQSYVARIEKRYQDKLYQKLRKMF; this is encoded by the coding sequence GTGGAAAAATTGTTACACAAGGTGAATTTTAAAGAACCCATGACAGAAGAGGAAAGTAAACGTTTGATAAATCAATTTAGGGAATTGAATAATGAAGAAATTCGAAAACACCTTATCGAACGAAACTTGAGGTTGGTAGCATATGAAGCTTATAAGTATAAAAATCAAGATAGTGAAGACATATTTAGTGTAGGTTGCATTGGCTTGATTAAAGCAATAGATAGCTATGATCCTAGCAAGCAAACACGATTTGATACTTATGCTAATAGATGCATACAAAACGAAATACTCCTGTATATCAAAAGACTTAAAAAAGGGAGTAGATGGACATTCGTGAGGTTAGATGCTAAAAACTTAAGCTTTGATGATGGATCTAGTATCTATAATTTTGAAACATTAGCTAGTGACGAAAATCTAGAAGAAAGTTTTATTGGAAGAGAAGAGAAGCTCATAGCTAGATCGATCATAAAGGATAATCTAATTGAAGAAAGCATTGAAGAACAATCTACTAAAAGGCAAATGGCTATAAGGCTAAGATATCAGGGATTAACACAAATAGATGTATCACAAAGACTAGGTATATCTCAAAGTTATGTTGCTAGGATCGAGAAGAGATACCAGGATAAGCTTTATCAAAAGTTAAGAAAAATGTTTTGA
- a CDS encoding 3D domain-containing protein, whose protein sequence is MASTNTTVKEHQKQNEELWMQIDKLNLEKDLLNKNIINEKELIKELQEQIERLEVIRAKVTAYSPSDDRNGINADANPSITSTGKTPGKIYAAADPKRLPYGTKIYIPNFGEVEIQDTGGALRNDKKNVRIDIFKETYEGAIAWGIQDLDIRLVY, encoded by the coding sequence ATGGCTAGTACGAATACTACTGTAAAAGAACACCAGAAACAAAATGAAGAGCTATGGATGCAGATTGATAAGCTGAATTTGGAAAAAGATTTATTGAATAAAAACATAATTAACGAAAAAGAGCTCATCAAAGAACTTCAGGAACAAATAGAGAGATTAGAAGTAATTAGAGCTAAAGTAACGGCCTACAGCCCTAGTGATGATCGAAATGGAATAAATGCAGATGCTAATCCCAGCATAACATCAACAGGAAAAACACCAGGTAAAATATATGCAGCAGCAGATCCCAAGCGCCTCCCTTATGGCACTAAGATATACATACCTAACTTTGGAGAAGTAGAGATTCAAGATACTGGGGGAGCTTTAAGAAATGATAAGAAAAATGTAAGGATAGACATATTCAAGGAGACTTATGAGGGTGCAATTGCATGGGGAATACAGGATTTAGATATTAGATTAGTATACTAA
- a CDS encoding phosphodiester glycosidase family protein, with protein MKLQIMKYTMRRYDTTIHVLEVPKQGVVIMPCLGDRTKRQPVQQIRHSYFEANGYKRIGAVNGGFFDGNRTLPYGMFYVDSGFLLSESWAGDAFLELVHENGKLHIDDITANQLKTKYKKANWAISLSYSLVVGGKMNIMKGDKFPFTNQSHPRTLIGDNQENYIFVVTEGRMTKEKGLTAVESARVMLELGCNTAINADGGGSSAMDVEGKIQNKYYDNRAVADGILIYTKEPYEITGKK; from the coding sequence TTGAAATTACAAATAATGAAGTACACAATGAGAAGGTACGATACTACTATTCATGTACTCGAAGTACCAAAACAAGGTGTTGTCATAATGCCTTGCTTGGGAGATAGAACAAAGCGACAACCGGTGCAACAGATAAGACATTCGTATTTTGAAGCTAACGGATACAAGAGAATCGGTGCAGTTAACGGTGGATTCTTTGATGGAAATAGAACGCTTCCTTACGGAATGTTCTACGTAGACTCTGGATTCCTGCTTTCTGAAAGCTGGGCAGGGGACGCATTTTTAGAGCTAGTTCACGAGAACGGTAAATTACACATTGATGATATTACAGCCAATCAACTGAAAACTAAGTATAAAAAAGCAAATTGGGCAATATCATTGTCATACAGCTTGGTAGTCGGTGGGAAAATGAACATTATGAAAGGTGACAAGTTTCCCTTTACAAACCAATCACATCCCCGGACATTGATAGGTGACAATCAGGAAAATTATATATTCGTTGTAACAGAAGGTAGAATGACTAAAGAAAAAGGATTGACTGCTGTAGAGAGCGCAAGGGTAATGTTAGAACTCGGATGTAATACAGCTATTAATGCGGATGGCGGTGGAAGCTCCGCCATGGATGTAGAAGGCAAGATTCAAAACAAGTACTATGACAACAGAGCTGTAGCGGATGGCATCTTGATCTATACAAAGGAGCCATATGAAATTACGGGAAAAAAGTAG